GCTATCGGAAAATGAAATGAAGATGCCGCTTGCATCCCGGTCGCATGACACCTCTGACGTCTTCTCCTTCCGTGGTTCGTGGGCTggagggcagtgctgggggaCACAGCATGCCGcatccctcctgctccctccacctcccactgaggCAACTGGTACCAGAGACGCCAAGCTGGTTTTCTGGTAGCCCAGGCTGCAGCGGTTCCATGGGGACACCAGATCCTGGGTATGCCCCCGGTTCTGGGGAGGCCATGAGGTGCAGGGCGGGAGCTGGGAGTGGGTGCCCTCCCCAGGGGTCTCGCGCTGGGTTTGTCTGTGTGCCATCTTCCAGGTGAACCAGATGGGTAGTTTTGCACCTCTGCTTCATTAAACCGATGCAACGGCTCTGCAGATACCTACTTATACCTACAACAGGTTTATTTTAGGTAAAGGGAAAAGTTTTCAGTGGTGACAGAGAGATCGAGGAACCAAAACCCCTCCTGCCTTTGCCCCTTGATGAGAGCGCTTTGGGCCCCAGACCTCCTGAGAAGGCACCACGTGAGACCTCAGCTCCTTGTCCAGACTCTGGTGCATTAGATCTAAGGAGATGATTCCTGGGTCAAAGTCATTTTTGAACCTGAGTTTAAGCTGCCAGCTCTTGCAGGCTGGTCCATgccagggtcacccacagcagcatGCTCGAGCGAAGGGCTCTGCTCCCCGATGCCGCAGCCCTCTCCCTGCTTggctttgcttctccaggctgaccacgTCACACCGTGTTCTCTCCCATGCATCTCCCCTCTCCAGGTGTCCTGGCAGCCCAGTTCGGCTTCCTCCTCCTGGAGTGGgctccccactctctgtgcaccaCCGGGCCAGGTCTCAGTACTGTACCACAGCATCAGTGTTTTCCCACACGGACTGGAAACCTTTCCGCTGTCCCTGTGGCCAGTACAGCATCCTGTGCCCCACTCGCTGCTCATGACCACCCTGAGCTGACCAGACCACTGGGTCTCCAGCCGAGGACcctgcaggcaggcagactgCTCTCTAATCCCAGAGCTCCTGCGTCCAtgtagttttctttcctttttttccccctaaagccTTGCAAACACCCGGCGCAGGATTCCTCTCCTTGCACTGGCCGCAGCCCGCACCACGAAGATGCTTTGCACCCTCACTGCAGGAGCAGCAACGCTCATTCCTCCCAAATCCAGACGCAGCCAcgctcccctcccgcagccctgctgacACGCAGCAAACCCCTGGAGACTGTCCTCCCCCCATGATACTGCTGTCCCCGTGCCCCTCACTTTGTCACCAGCCACCCCGCCTCTGCCATAAATTGTCATGGTCCTCCTAGAAAACCGGGAGTGAGCGATGCCTGACTTGGAGGGCAGCGAGCTGAGCCGCACCGCGGGGCTGCCTGTCCTTCGGCTTCACGGCTGAAGGGCGTATCGTAATCTCATAACGCCACGAGCAACTTCCACAGCCTCCCCTCACTCCTCCGTCTTTCAGTGCAGACTTTGCTTTCCAGGCTCTTTTCTGTCCTTGCAGACTTCCCACTCTTTCCGAATACGTAAACATGTTGCTTGTTTGCttaggggagcagccctgctccaccagCCTCTCCCTTGTGCTCGAGAGGGTGTTTTTAGCTGGGTTTTGCACCTTTGCCCTCGTGAAGTCCCAGCTCTTTTCTATGTTTGCATGCTTGACTTCCTAAACCTGCCCAGCTGCAGCCGCCAGCTCCCCTCGCTTGTCCACATCCTGATTTGTGCTTGTTCCCAGCCGCAGCCACCAATCTGCTCCTATTGATCTGTCTGTCTACGCAAAACGGCATTGACTCATGCCTGCTCTAGCTGAAGTTATTTTCTCAGACAGCTCTTCTAAAAACAGCCTGTTTTTCAGGAACAGgtacaaaaaaatcccccatcaGCTCGCTTCATGCTGTGACCTGGTGAAGAGATACGTGAGACATCGTATCCAAGGATGTCTGGAATGACCACTACAGACAAAGCTGTGATTTATAACCCCACTCCCCTCCAAGAAGTTACTCTTCCTcgaagatttttttctcctgggGCTTTGTGTTCCCCCCGGTCTGGCTAGGGGATCTGCAACAGACTCCCAGCACCACCCATGCagaccttcctctccctccttcccaaggTGATTCAGATCCGGGAAGATCTTTTGATGGTGCCTTTCAACATCTCGTGCTGTGCTACCTTTCCTCCTCGCCTCCcttgctttccctctcctcctatGCCCTCCGTTGCCTCTGCTCTGGTCACACCAGCCATTTCACTGACCTCTGGGAACATGTGCTGTCACGGATGGCTCCGTGTAGTAATGTGAGTTCCTCCACACCAGCTTTGCATGAGGCCACATTCGTTTGTGTTATTTCCTACGGACCATCTGCTCCTCCTGAGCCAGAGGAGACCCAGCCCTTTGCTGCCTGTGCAGCGCTCCCGGCTGCTCTTATCTCTACAggtgctccccatccctccatggTTACGTCCTTGTTCATCAGCTCCTACTCTTCCAGCACAACCCAAACCAGCATGGAGAGTACATGGCTCTCCTTCGACCTCCGTTCCCTTCATGGTTGAGAGCCTGGCACCAGAACCCAAAAGTTTCTCCCCTCCCGCCATCATGCCTCCtggcattaggaggagggtgccCATAGAGGATCCCCGCTGACCAAGCACCCAACGCTCGCCGCGGGacccagcctggggctggctgctcccacctcGCTGCTCGCACACCCACCCGGCTGCTGGGCACCAGGACAACACATGGCCTGTCCTGAACCTCTGCGCAGAGGAGCACATCCCCAGCGTGGGGATTTGTCCCTGTTCCCCCTCGGAGGAGCCTGCAATGTCCTTTGAGGGTGCTCAGGTCTTCTCAGCCTCTTCGCTCCAGGCAGATGCTCCCACACTTCTCTCTGGAAAGACCTGGTGACAGCCCTGTCAGTACCAACAGCTTCTTGCAGGCTTGTGCAAATctctgatcatagaatcataaaatcatagaatcgttaaggttggaaaagacctctgagatcatcaagtccaaccgtcaacccagcaccataatgcctgctaaaccatgtcctgaagtgccacatccacacattttttgaacccctccagggaaggggactccaccactgccctcagCAGCCTGgcccaatgcctgaccgctcttgcagtacagaaatttttctcgATATCTAATccgaacctcccctgatgtaacttgaggaCATTTCATCTCATCCTACCGCTAGTCTCCTTACTGCTCTTCCAGTGGATTCAGTCGTTTTAGGTTCGCACTCAAAATCTTCTGTATCTCATCTTTGCTTATCCCTCAGCTCCAGTTTCTCGTTAGAGTCAGAGTCTTTCCCTTTTCATGCAGGCTAGTGCCTCTGCTGTTCCTTGCCACCCTCAAGCTCGTTTGAAGCACACAGTCACCTTCAGATGCCTTTCTGGTCCTCCTGTGATCTCTCCGAGGTCCCTCCCTCACATTGCTTTCTGCATGTGAACATGAGGTTAACATCTACTGCGCGATATTTGCAAGCAGACACTTTCTTTGTAACCTTTCGagattgctttttttcattttgcgaTCTGCTCCCACAGTCTGTGGTGGAgagaggaagcaggagaccttCCTGTATCCTCACTAACGGTGCAAACACCATTTGCTCCCATGAAAGGCAGCAGCTGTTCGGCAAGGCAGGGCCCAGCCTGCCACGTTTTGTGGGATCTTTAGACCACgctccagctgcagcccagggaaactggagggagcagaggggctgctcTCATCCGCTCTGCTTTAACAGTCCCTGGGATCCTCGCTGACCGCAGTGGGGGGTCCCAGCTCTCCCCGGTGTCCTTCAGCTGACACAGAGTTGGGGGTTGCCTTGAGGATTGAAATCCCGTGGGCTAAGACCCATGACCTGCCCCCACAGACCCCCTAGAAGCCCCTGGAGCGGGGCATGAGGAGTGCCGGGCAGTGGCATGGCTTCAGGAGGGCTGGTGATGTCCCACGGCAGGGACGAGCGCTCGCCCTCCTTCTACCTGTCCTTGtctcctgctgctctccctgtagATGAGTCCCGAATCCCTGCAGCAGGGAAATCTCAGCCACCCCACCATGTTCCTCCTCCTGGGGTTTTCCAGTGCCTACAGAGCACAGGTGACCCTCTGCCTGTGCTTCTCGCTCGTTTACCTGGTGACAGTGCTGGGGAACCTGCTCATCGTGACCCTCGTCTGGCTGGACGCCCACCTGCACTCccccatgtatttcttcctgggCCACCTCTCCTTCCTGGACATCTGCTACTCCTCCGTCACCCTCCCTAAGATCCTTGGGGACTCCTTCTCACCACAGAAGACAATCTCCTTTGTGGGCTGCATCATGCAGATCTacttcttcctctgctttggGGGCTCCGAGTGCATGCTCCTGGCTGCCATGGCCTACGATCGGTACCTGGCCATCTGCCACCCGCTCCACTATCCGGCGCTCATGAGCAAGAAGACATGTCACTGCTTAGTGGCTGTTTCGTGGCTGAGTGGCTCCTTCTCGTCTCTGATCCAAGCCTTCCTCACAGCCCGCTTGCCCTTCTGCGGGTCCAATGTGATCAACCACTTGTTCTGCGAGATGCCCTTCCTGCTGAAGGCGTCCTGCAGCCCTAACGCCCCCCTCAACAAGGCCACCTTGTATGTTCTGGCTGGGACTATTGCAATGGGCTCTTTCCTCCTCACCCTCGTGTCATACGTTCACATCCTCGGGACTGTCCTCCAgaagggagcagggacacagagggCCTTTGCCACCTGCACCTCGCACCTCACCGTGGTGTCCCTGTTTTTTGGAGCCGGGGCCGTTGCCTATCTGGTGCCTCACTCCAGTGGCTCCAACGAGATGGGCAAGGTCGTTGCCCTGCTGTACGCCGTTGTGACCCCCATGCTCAACCCCATCATCTACAGCTTGAGAAACAGCGAGGTCAAAGGAGCCATCAGGAAAGCCCTGCACAGCGGGGTGTTGCAGATGTCCACcgagggtgcaggcagggccgATGAGCAATGCCCACCCTCCCCACGGCAGTGCTGCGGCTCTCAGTGACCCAACACACGAGGGGTCCAGGGGTCCTGGTCAGGCGGTGCCGCgtggtgctggtggcagcacAGCTGGCGGCTGCTTGCTCTCCCTCGACGACGCATCCAATGCTCAGACCCATTGTGGCCCGGTGGGGACTGGGGCTGGGTACCTCCATCACAAGATCATCTCCTTTGTGTCTGAAAGCCCCTAGCACAGCTCAAACTCGCACTGCCGGCTTCAGCAAGCCCAACCGACGCGGGCACGGCCCCGGGCAGGCGAGCGGTGGCTCTTCCATCCCAGGAGCCGGTACCGTCCCTCCAGCGCGGAGCACTGCAGAGGTCTTCACCCTCTCGAACTGGTGGTAGAAGGATGGCACGCAACGTCCTCTAGCGACCTGAATAGACTAGGAGGGGATTTCGTAAAATTGCTCATTGCTTGGCCATGGGAGCTCTCCCAATAAGTAATTCTGGGAacttttttcctaagaaataGGTATTGCCCGGGTAGAGGAGCTGTACTGGCTGTCCACACGCTGCCTTTGATGTGACGGTGCCCTTGGCAagccttgtttttttttatcatttatctACACCAGGGCTTTGTCAGGCTTTCTGGAAAGAGCTTTTATTCCTAAGCTGAGCCCTTTGTGCGGTGAaacactgcaaagcacagcagtaatGCCTGCTGCTGTTTGCATCTCTTTTTAAGTGGTGAATAATCTCGTCTGGGCTGGACCTGCAGCCACTGCAGAGCCGGATGTCTTTCCCTTAATGCAATAAAATATGTATAAGTAGGAAAACCATTGCCAGGGGATTGATCTTTCTAGTTTCAGGAGTCAAAGTTAATCCTGGGAATGGAGAGCTGCTTCCACGTGCCAAACGCTGGCGACGAGGCTGCGGGTGGTACCTGAGCACGTCGGGGAGAGCAGATTAATCTGGCCCACGACCTGCCTTCAGGAGGGGTTCCGGGGCCCTCAGCAGCACGCGGAGCTGGGGAGGTGTTACCCGGTGGTCGTAAATCAGCGGGTGTGACAGGACGCTGCGACCACTGCTCAGCGCGTGCGAGGGGATACGCCTGCGGGCAGAGCGGAGCATGTCCTCCTCAGACCTCCGCTGGATGCCGGGTTGGGATTTCTTGACATGCAAGGATCTGCAAGACTCCTACTTAGCAGAAATTATGGGAACTGGTTTCCTGCGATTGGAAACCCCCCCGTTGCCGCTGGGGCCAAGGATTGCTTGGGAGGAACCCATCGTGCCTTACCCTGCTCAGGTCACGGTGCAACACGTTCTCCCAGAGCGCACGGACGAGGCACGGCCCATCGGGGAACCCAGTCTTTAGGACATCTACAAAACTGGCAGCTCCTGTGGAAAGAGAAGAGGATTTCACACCCCTTCCCACCCGCAGTCCTCAGGACAGGGCGAGGGAGAGCTTCTGACAGGGAGACCTGGGATGGGTCGggacagctgctgctgccagtgggagctgctgcagggttCGGCCGGGCGTGCGTCTCTGGAGGTGACGGCCAGGGCAAGAGGATGGGGATCTCCTGCGGCAGGGAACGGTCGGGCACCACAAGTCCTCAGCGTGCCCAGTGCTCAGCCTTCATCAACTCTGGACACTGATGGGTGAGACCACACCACGGCATGGACCTGTGGAGCTTGCCGTGAAGACCAGCAGAGTCACTGGGGATAAAAACCCCATTTATCCCTTTTATCAGAGTCATCTGCCAGGGGAGATCCTCGCTTTCTCTACAGCAGCAGTCTCCAAAGCGGGGTGCGTGCACCCCAGGGGGTGTGCCAGACAATCCCTTGGGGTGCAGGAAGAAAGTGGGTTTGGTACCATcaataaataaagtaaaacaaaattaatattttaaaactagtGTTTATTTAATCTTCAtcttgccttttaaaaatgtctACTACTATGTCTGTTTTATAATGTACATTTATATAATTtatgaataaatacattttataatgTACTTTTATATAATTTATGAATAAATATACATATGTTGATGGGTCATGCTCACAAGTCTTTCACTGACAAGGGTGTGCGACCAATAAAGTTTGGAGAGCACCGCTCCACACCACCACATCTGAGCAAAAAAGAGTCTGGGGGAGCGAAGCTTCGCCCACAGCAAAGGAAGAACTTGGGATGAAATGGGGCTCACTTACGCAGACAGGACATACCCAGCCCCTGGCCCAGGCGGGACGTGCCCCAGGGTGCCGAGGAGCTCTGCTGGGGCTCTCCATCACCCTGGAGCCTCTTGCTTGGACCCCGTGGAAGGcgtcggtggggctgggggcagcagggaaTTCCTcaccccctctccctgccctccacaGAGGATCCGGGGGTCGCTCTCTCTCAGACCTCAGTAGGAACACGGCGTTCGGCTGCAGGCGGGGAGAAACCCAGCCGATGACGCAACCTCACACCAGCCGTCGCATGGATGGGGGACGAGGGAGGGTTTGCTCGGCTGCCCCCGAGGATCCGCGTGCAGGGGTGAAAGCTGGAACATGCCTGTGGAGCTCATCTTTCTCGCAGGCGTGCTGAAGATGAAGGTCATTTTCTTGCTCCTGGAGCTGATATTTCTGCTGATGCTTCACGCCCAGGCAAAAATCCCTCTGAAAGAATGTTTTGATGGAGAGAAGGTAACGCCATGGGAGGGAGTTTTCCCATGGTGGAGAAGATGATGGTGGTTCCCATGGCAGGGAAGATGCTTTGCTTGGACATGCTCTCCATGAAGGAGCAGAGGTCAGCCAAAACCCACCTGCCTGTTTTCATACGGACCCCAGTTCCTGCTGGAAGTCAAAGCCTCTCAGGCCTCCTGGCTTTCGCCAGCGCGACGTCCGGGTGCTTGAACACTTTGGTGGAGGAGTCGGCGGGGCAGTGAGAGTCCCAGAGTACCTGGGTTTGGCCAAGTGGTCTTGCATCTGGTCAGCTCCTTGTGGCAGCCCGCTGCTCTGCCTGGCAGAAGAGATCCTGGTCCACCTGTCAGCAGCCCGGGCAGAGGAGGTGGTGAGGGGTTCTTGCTCTGCCCCTGAATCTCTCGTTGCTCTCTGCATTAATCAGCGTGGAGCCATTCTCTCTAGCTCGCTGGGAAGCGGCATACCATCGCCATGGCTTCCCTTTCCAGCTGGATCGAAGACCAAGAAAAGCGGGAAGGTGTCTGTGAGCACTGTATAACACTGTGGTGGTGAAATAATCATCAAAACTTTCATTCCTCTGTAAGTGTCAGTGCAAATATTCTCATTTGCTACAGCTTTCACCTAGGgctcctcttcctcttgctctTCACCTTGGTGAGCTCTTCAGTTCGGCATAAAACGTAGGAAGGAAGAACTACGCAGGTCTGcgggggatcacagaatcacagaatcacagaatgttcggggttggcagggccctctggggatcccccagcccaaccccctgcccaagcagggtcacccagagcaggctgcacagcaccgcatccaggcagggctggaatatctccagagaaggagactccacagcctccccgggcagcctgggccagggctccgtcaatgCTTCCCATCCTGGTAACACACGTGTGCTGGTGGGCATGGACCAGAGCTGTCAGGAGCTGATCTCTCGCCTGCAAGCTGGAATGGTGATCACCCAGCTGCAGCAAAATGCAGAGGACATGGGAACGCCTGCCACGTGGCTGGAGGCTTCAGGAGATGAGACCCGAGGGGCTGCTGTGCCGGGCTCTCTGCCCAGGTGGGAGATGTCcaacagctgctcctgctgccgatTCAGACTTGaggttgtcctggtttcggctgggatagagttaattttcctcccagtagctgctgtgttttggatttagtaggagaagaatgttgataacactgatgtttttagttgttgc
This genomic stretch from Opisthocomus hoazin isolate bOpiHoa1 chromosome 19, bOpiHoa1.hap1, whole genome shotgun sequence harbors:
- the LOC104334209 gene encoding olfactory receptor OR9H1, with amino-acid sequence MSPESLQQGNLSHPTMFLLLGFSSAYRAQVTLCLCFSLVYLVTVLGNLLIVTLVWLDAHLHSPMYFFLGHLSFLDICYSSVTLPKILGDSFSPQKTISFVGCIMQIYFFLCFGGSECMLLAAMAYDRYLAICHPLHYPALMSKKTCHCLVAVSWLSGSFSSLIQAFLTARLPFCGSNVINHLFCEMPFLLKASCSPNAPLNKATLYVLAGTIAMGSFLLTLVSYVHILGTVLQKGAGTQRAFATCTSHLTVVSLFFGAGAVAYLVPHSSGSNEMGKVVALLYAVVTPMLNPIIYSLRNSEVKGAIRKALHSGVLQMSTEGAGRADEQCPPSPRQCCGSQ